Proteins from one Bacteroidetes bacterium GWF2_43_63 genomic window:
- a CDS encoding glycosyl transferase family 2: MNISFVIPLLNEEESLPELSAWIERVMKENALTYEIVFVDDGSTDQSWKVINDLQKNNSNIKAIRFSRNYGKSAALQTAFEKVQGEVVITMDADLQDSPDEVPEMYRMVKEEGYDIVSGWKKKRYDNTFTKNIPSKLYNWTTRKMSGLKLHDMNCGLKAYRIDVVKSIEVYGEMHRYLPVIAKWAGFSKIGEKVVQHRKRLYGTSKFGMSRFVRGPLDLLTIMFVGRFSKRPMHFFGSIGSLLFLIGFIIAGYLAVLKIFYSVYMIADKPIFYLALLCMVIGSQLFIGGFLAEMVGRATADRNKYIVREFLNLKKNKTDD; this comes from the coding sequence ATGAATATTTCTTTTGTTATTCCGCTTCTCAACGAGGAAGAAAGTCTGCCCGAACTTTCAGCATGGATCGAACGTGTGATGAAAGAAAATGCACTCACCTACGAAATAGTTTTTGTGGATGATGGCAGTACCGATCAATCCTGGAAAGTTATCAACGACCTTCAGAAAAATAATTCAAACATCAAAGCCATTCGCTTCAGTCGCAATTATGGCAAGTCTGCTGCATTGCAAACTGCATTCGAAAAGGTTCAGGGCGAAGTTGTCATCACCATGGATGCTGACTTGCAGGACAGTCCCGATGAAGTGCCCGAAATGTACCGAATGGTTAAAGAAGAAGGCTACGACATTGTTTCGGGCTGGAAAAAGAAACGATATGACAACACTTTTACCAAGAATATTCCAAGCAAATTATACAATTGGACCACGCGCAAAATGAGTGGACTGAAGCTTCACGACATGAACTGCGGACTGAAAGCCTACCGCATCGATGTAGTCAAAAGCATTGAAGTGTATGGCGAAATGCATCGCTATTTGCCGGTGATAGCCAAATGGGCCGGTTTTTCGAAAATCGGCGAAAAAGTGGTTCAGCATCGCAAGCGTTTGTATGGCACCAGCAAATTTGGAATGAGCCGCTTTGTGCGGGGACCTCTCGATCTGCTCACCATCATGTTTGTTGGAAGATTCAGTAAACGTCCGATGCACTTTTTCGGATCCATCGGATCGTTGCTCTTTCTGATTGGATTTATAATCGCTGGCTATCTTGCTGTTTTGAAAATTTTCTATTCCGTTTATATGATTGCCGATAAACCAATTTTTTATCTCGCACTCCTATGCATGGTAATTGGTTCACAGCTTTTTATTGGTGGTTTCCTTGCCGAAATGGTAGGCCGTGCAACTGCCGACAGAAACAAATATATTGTCAGAGAATTTCTCAATTTGAAAAAAAACAAAACGGATGATTGA